One Cinclus cinclus chromosome 24, bCinCin1.1, whole genome shotgun sequence genomic window carries:
- the CASC3 gene encoding protein CASC3 isoform X3, with protein MADRRRQRASQDSEDSEGSAASDSAGSPPGSPRSARSRSGSGSRSRSGSPRLPHRPPRGAAGALGAGPRSRGAESAGGAGVKSAAESECESEDGIEGDAVLSDYESAEDSEVEEEDYSEEESSKVELKQDSNDSCESAARGEKGNEKVDPKGAVTGERQSGDGQESTEPVEKKVGKKVPKHLDDDEDRKNPAYIPRKGLFFEHDLRGQTQEEEVRPKGRQRKLWKDEGRWEHDKFREDEQAPKTRQELIALYGYDIRSAHNPDDIKPRRMRKPRFGSPPQRDPNWSNERPPKPPRHQGAKSPSTPPRSYNSRSSASTGRMPPARNYPRMGGYKETRPGYRASEAAVPHRNGEQAKQESGYRGKRAEQSPSRDTSPELEVVHIHGSPGKEEGALENQATAADAAQPPPDRPVEKKSYSRARRTRVKAGEAGKLAEEVPASEGLAPVIPKPTPPETSPPPAKSNWESPVESSVDGLEQEMTQMNLTEQNWSPGQSQFIPPRELRGIPNHMHVGTGPPSQFNRMEEMAVPGGRVKRYSSQRQRPPVPEPAPPMHISIVEGHYYDPLQFQGPIYTHGENPAPLPPQGMIVQPEMHLPHPGLHPHQTPPAMANPGLYPPPVSMPPGQPPPQQLLTPTYFSAPGVMNFGNPGYPYPPGALPPPPPPHLYSNTQAQSQVYGGVTYYNTVQQQVQPKPSPPRRTSQPVTIKPPPPEVVSRAPVNLSYLNL; from the exons ATGGCGGACCGGCGGCGGCAGCGCGCCTCGCAGGACAGCGAGGACAGCGAGGGCTCGGCGGCCTCCGACAGCGCTGGCTCCCCGCCCGGCTCCCCCCGCTCCGCCCGCTCTCGCTCGGGCTCCGGATCCCGCTCCCGGTCCGGCTCGCCCCGCCTGCCGCATCGCCCGCCGCGCGGCGCCGCGGGGGCCCTCGGCGCTGGGCCGCGGAGCCGCGGGGCCGAGAGCGCCGGTGGGGCGGGGGTGAAGAGCGCGGCCGAGTCGGAGTGT gaaaGTGAGGATGGCATCGAAGGAGATG ccGTGCTCTCTGACTATGAAAGCGCCGAGGACTCAGAG GTAGAGGAAGAGGATTACAGTGAGGAAGAAAGCTCCAAGGTGGAGCTAAAGCAGGACAGCAACGATTCCTGCGAGTCGGCTGCCAGAGGGGAGAAGGGGAATGAGAAGGTGGATCCCAAGGGAGCCGTGACGGGCGAGCGGCAGAGCGGGGACGGGCAG GAGAGCACGGAGCCTGTGGAGAAGAAAGTTGGGAAGAAGGTTCCCAAGCACCTGGATGACGATGAGGATCGGAAGAACCCAGCGTACATCCCACGCAAGGGGCTCTTTTTTGAGCATGACCTCCGAGGGCAGACACAGGAGGAGGAGGTCAG GCCAAAGGGTCGTCAGCGGAAGCTGTGGAAGGACGAGGGGCGCTGGGAACACGACAAGTTCCGTGAGGATGAGCAGGCCCCCAAGACCAGGCAGGAGCTGATCGCGCTGTATGGATACGACATCCGGTCAGCCCACAACCCTGACGACATCAAACCCCGGAGGATGCGCAAACCACG gTTTGGCAGCCCCCCTCAGCGAGACCCTAACTGGTCCAACGAGAGGCCCCCCAAGCCCCCGAGGCATCAGGGTGCCAAGAGCCCCTCGACTCCCCCACGGTCCTACAACAGCCGCAGTTCTGCCAGCACTGGCAGGATGCCCCCTGCCAGGAACTACCCCAGGATGGGGGGCTACAAGGAGACCCGCCCAGGCTACCGGGCTTCGGAGGCAGCTGTCCCACACCGGAACGGGGAGCAAGCCAAGCAGGAGAGTGGCTACCGTGGGAAGCGTGCAGAGCAGAGCCCGTCAAGGGACACGTCCCCTGAGTTGGAGGTGGTACATATCCATGGCAGccctgggaaggaggagggggcTCTGGAAAACCAAGCCACGGCTGCTGACGCTGCACAGCCACCACCGGACAGACCAGTCGAGAAGAAATCTTATTCCCGGGCAAGAAGGACCAGAGTCAAAGCTGGGGAGGCGGGGAAGCTGGCAGAGGAAGTGCCTGCTTCTGAGGGACTGGCTCCCGTGATTCCAAAACCCACACCTCCCGAGACCTCCCCCCCGCCAGCCAAGAGCAACTGGGAGTCACCGGTGGAATCCAGCGTGGATGGACTTGAGCAGGAGATGACCCAGATGAACCTGACAGAGCAGAACTGGAGCCCGGGCCAGTCCCAGTTCATCCCGCCTCGGGAGCTGAGGG GTATTCCCAACCATATGCACGTGGGAACTGGGCCACCATCACAATTTAACCGGATGGAGGAGATG gcagtgcctgggggCCGTGTGAAGCGCTACTCATCGCAGCGGCAGAGACCCCCCGTGCCAGAGCCAGCACCCCCCATGCACATCAGCATTGTGGAAGGACACTACTACGACCCAT TACAATTCCAGGGACCAATCTACACCCACGGTGAGAACCCAGCCCCGCTGCCGCCCCAAGGGATGATTGTGCAGCCGGAGATGCACCTCCCTCATCCAG GTTTACACCCCCACCAGAcgccccctgccatggcaaacCCCGGCCTCTACCCCCCGCCAGTGTCCATGCCCCCGGGCCAGCCCCCGCCGCAGCAGCTGCTCACTCCGACTTACTTCTCAGCCCCTGGAGTGATGAATTTTGGGAATCCTGGCTACCCGtaccctcctggagctctgcccCCTCCGCCCCCTCCTCATCTCTATTCCAACACACAG
- the CASC3 gene encoding protein CASC3 isoform X1 codes for MADRRRQRASQDSEDSEGSAASDSAGSPPGSPRSARSRSGSGSRSRSGSPRLPHRPPRGAAGALGAGPRSRGAESAGGAGVKSAAESECESEDGIEGDAVLSDYESAEDSEVEEEDYSEEESSKVELKQDSNDSCESAARGEKGNEKVDPKGAVTGERQSGDGQESTEPVEKKVGKKVPKHLDDDEDRKNPAYIPRKGLFFEHDLRGQTQEEEVRPKGRQRKLWKDEGRWEHDKFREDEQAPKTRQELIALYGYDIRSAHNPDDIKPRRMRKPRFGSPPQRDPNWSNERPPKPPRHQGAKSPSTPPRSYNSRSSASTGRMPPARNYPRMGGYKETRPGYRASEAAVPHRNGEQAKQESGYRGKRAEQSPSRDTSPELEVVHIHGSPGKEEGALENQATAADAAQPPPDRPVEKKSYSRARRTRVKAGEAGKLAEEVPASEGLAPVIPKPTPPETSPPPAKSNWESPVESSVDGLEQEMTQMNLTEQNWSPGQSQFIPPRELRGIPNHMHVGTGPPSQFNRMEEMAVPGGRVKRYSSQRQRPPVPEPAPPMHISIVEGHYYDPLQFQGPIYTHGENPAPLPPQGMIVQPEMHLPHPGLHPHQTPPAMANPGLYPPPVSMPPGQPPPQQLLTPTYFSAPGVMNFGNPGYPYPPGALPPPPPPHLYSNTQAQSQVYGGVTYYNTVQQQVQPKPSPPRRTSQPVTIKPPPPEDSKGEKSKERSNT; via the exons ATGGCGGACCGGCGGCGGCAGCGCGCCTCGCAGGACAGCGAGGACAGCGAGGGCTCGGCGGCCTCCGACAGCGCTGGCTCCCCGCCCGGCTCCCCCCGCTCCGCCCGCTCTCGCTCGGGCTCCGGATCCCGCTCCCGGTCCGGCTCGCCCCGCCTGCCGCATCGCCCGCCGCGCGGCGCCGCGGGGGCCCTCGGCGCTGGGCCGCGGAGCCGCGGGGCCGAGAGCGCCGGTGGGGCGGGGGTGAAGAGCGCGGCCGAGTCGGAGTGT gaaaGTGAGGATGGCATCGAAGGAGATG ccGTGCTCTCTGACTATGAAAGCGCCGAGGACTCAGAG GTAGAGGAAGAGGATTACAGTGAGGAAGAAAGCTCCAAGGTGGAGCTAAAGCAGGACAGCAACGATTCCTGCGAGTCGGCTGCCAGAGGGGAGAAGGGGAATGAGAAGGTGGATCCCAAGGGAGCCGTGACGGGCGAGCGGCAGAGCGGGGACGGGCAG GAGAGCACGGAGCCTGTGGAGAAGAAAGTTGGGAAGAAGGTTCCCAAGCACCTGGATGACGATGAGGATCGGAAGAACCCAGCGTACATCCCACGCAAGGGGCTCTTTTTTGAGCATGACCTCCGAGGGCAGACACAGGAGGAGGAGGTCAG GCCAAAGGGTCGTCAGCGGAAGCTGTGGAAGGACGAGGGGCGCTGGGAACACGACAAGTTCCGTGAGGATGAGCAGGCCCCCAAGACCAGGCAGGAGCTGATCGCGCTGTATGGATACGACATCCGGTCAGCCCACAACCCTGACGACATCAAACCCCGGAGGATGCGCAAACCACG gTTTGGCAGCCCCCCTCAGCGAGACCCTAACTGGTCCAACGAGAGGCCCCCCAAGCCCCCGAGGCATCAGGGTGCCAAGAGCCCCTCGACTCCCCCACGGTCCTACAACAGCCGCAGTTCTGCCAGCACTGGCAGGATGCCCCCTGCCAGGAACTACCCCAGGATGGGGGGCTACAAGGAGACCCGCCCAGGCTACCGGGCTTCGGAGGCAGCTGTCCCACACCGGAACGGGGAGCAAGCCAAGCAGGAGAGTGGCTACCGTGGGAAGCGTGCAGAGCAGAGCCCGTCAAGGGACACGTCCCCTGAGTTGGAGGTGGTACATATCCATGGCAGccctgggaaggaggagggggcTCTGGAAAACCAAGCCACGGCTGCTGACGCTGCACAGCCACCACCGGACAGACCAGTCGAGAAGAAATCTTATTCCCGGGCAAGAAGGACCAGAGTCAAAGCTGGGGAGGCGGGGAAGCTGGCAGAGGAAGTGCCTGCTTCTGAGGGACTGGCTCCCGTGATTCCAAAACCCACACCTCCCGAGACCTCCCCCCCGCCAGCCAAGAGCAACTGGGAGTCACCGGTGGAATCCAGCGTGGATGGACTTGAGCAGGAGATGACCCAGATGAACCTGACAGAGCAGAACTGGAGCCCGGGCCAGTCCCAGTTCATCCCGCCTCGGGAGCTGAGGG GTATTCCCAACCATATGCACGTGGGAACTGGGCCACCATCACAATTTAACCGGATGGAGGAGATG gcagtgcctgggggCCGTGTGAAGCGCTACTCATCGCAGCGGCAGAGACCCCCCGTGCCAGAGCCAGCACCCCCCATGCACATCAGCATTGTGGAAGGACACTACTACGACCCAT TACAATTCCAGGGACCAATCTACACCCACGGTGAGAACCCAGCCCCGCTGCCGCCCCAAGGGATGATTGTGCAGCCGGAGATGCACCTCCCTCATCCAG GTTTACACCCCCACCAGAcgccccctgccatggcaaacCCCGGCCTCTACCCCCCGCCAGTGTCCATGCCCCCGGGCCAGCCCCCGCCGCAGCAGCTGCTCACTCCGACTTACTTCTCAGCCCCTGGAGTGATGAATTTTGGGAATCCTGGCTACCCGtaccctcctggagctctgcccCCTCCGCCCCCTCCTCATCTCTATTCCAACACACAG
- the CASC3 gene encoding protein CASC3 isoform X2 codes for MADRRRQRASQDSEDSEGSAASDSAGSPPGSPRSARSRSGSGSRSRSGSPRLPHRPPRGAAGALGAGPRSRGAESAGGAGVKSAAESECESEDGIEGDAVLSDYESAEDSEVEEEDYSEEESSKVELKQDSNDSCESAARGEKGNEKVDPKGAVTGERQSGDGQESTEPVEKKVGKKVPKHLDDDEDRKNPAYIPRKGLFFEHDLRGQTQEEEVRPKGRQRKLWKDEGRWEHDKFREDEQAPKTRQELIALYGYDIRSAHNPDDIKPRRMRKPRFGSPPQRDPNWSNERPPKPPRHQGAKSPSTPPRSYNSRSSASTGRMPPARNYPRMGGYKETRPGYRASEAAVPHRNGEQAKQESGYRGKRAEQSPSRDTSPELEVVHIHGSPGKEEGALENQATAADAAQPPPDRPVEKKSYSRARRTRVKAGEAGKLAEEVPASEGLAPVIPKPTPPETSPPPAKSNWESPVESSVDGLEQEMTQMNLTEQNWSPGQSQFIPPRELRGIPNHMHVGTGPPSQFNRMEEMAVPGGRVKRYSSQRQRPPVPEPAPPMHISIVEGHYYDPLQFQGPIYTHGENPAPLPPQGMIVQPEMHLPHPGLHPHQTPPAMANPGLYPPPVSMPPGQPPPQQLLTPTYFSAPGVMNFGNPGYPYPPGALPPPPPPHLYSNTQAQSQVYGGVTYYNTVQQQVQPKPSPPRRTSQPVTIKPPPPELLVAGGKQGSS; via the exons ATGGCGGACCGGCGGCGGCAGCGCGCCTCGCAGGACAGCGAGGACAGCGAGGGCTCGGCGGCCTCCGACAGCGCTGGCTCCCCGCCCGGCTCCCCCCGCTCCGCCCGCTCTCGCTCGGGCTCCGGATCCCGCTCCCGGTCCGGCTCGCCCCGCCTGCCGCATCGCCCGCCGCGCGGCGCCGCGGGGGCCCTCGGCGCTGGGCCGCGGAGCCGCGGGGCCGAGAGCGCCGGTGGGGCGGGGGTGAAGAGCGCGGCCGAGTCGGAGTGT gaaaGTGAGGATGGCATCGAAGGAGATG ccGTGCTCTCTGACTATGAAAGCGCCGAGGACTCAGAG GTAGAGGAAGAGGATTACAGTGAGGAAGAAAGCTCCAAGGTGGAGCTAAAGCAGGACAGCAACGATTCCTGCGAGTCGGCTGCCAGAGGGGAGAAGGGGAATGAGAAGGTGGATCCCAAGGGAGCCGTGACGGGCGAGCGGCAGAGCGGGGACGGGCAG GAGAGCACGGAGCCTGTGGAGAAGAAAGTTGGGAAGAAGGTTCCCAAGCACCTGGATGACGATGAGGATCGGAAGAACCCAGCGTACATCCCACGCAAGGGGCTCTTTTTTGAGCATGACCTCCGAGGGCAGACACAGGAGGAGGAGGTCAG GCCAAAGGGTCGTCAGCGGAAGCTGTGGAAGGACGAGGGGCGCTGGGAACACGACAAGTTCCGTGAGGATGAGCAGGCCCCCAAGACCAGGCAGGAGCTGATCGCGCTGTATGGATACGACATCCGGTCAGCCCACAACCCTGACGACATCAAACCCCGGAGGATGCGCAAACCACG gTTTGGCAGCCCCCCTCAGCGAGACCCTAACTGGTCCAACGAGAGGCCCCCCAAGCCCCCGAGGCATCAGGGTGCCAAGAGCCCCTCGACTCCCCCACGGTCCTACAACAGCCGCAGTTCTGCCAGCACTGGCAGGATGCCCCCTGCCAGGAACTACCCCAGGATGGGGGGCTACAAGGAGACCCGCCCAGGCTACCGGGCTTCGGAGGCAGCTGTCCCACACCGGAACGGGGAGCAAGCCAAGCAGGAGAGTGGCTACCGTGGGAAGCGTGCAGAGCAGAGCCCGTCAAGGGACACGTCCCCTGAGTTGGAGGTGGTACATATCCATGGCAGccctgggaaggaggagggggcTCTGGAAAACCAAGCCACGGCTGCTGACGCTGCACAGCCACCACCGGACAGACCAGTCGAGAAGAAATCTTATTCCCGGGCAAGAAGGACCAGAGTCAAAGCTGGGGAGGCGGGGAAGCTGGCAGAGGAAGTGCCTGCTTCTGAGGGACTGGCTCCCGTGATTCCAAAACCCACACCTCCCGAGACCTCCCCCCCGCCAGCCAAGAGCAACTGGGAGTCACCGGTGGAATCCAGCGTGGATGGACTTGAGCAGGAGATGACCCAGATGAACCTGACAGAGCAGAACTGGAGCCCGGGCCAGTCCCAGTTCATCCCGCCTCGGGAGCTGAGGG GTATTCCCAACCATATGCACGTGGGAACTGGGCCACCATCACAATTTAACCGGATGGAGGAGATG gcagtgcctgggggCCGTGTGAAGCGCTACTCATCGCAGCGGCAGAGACCCCCCGTGCCAGAGCCAGCACCCCCCATGCACATCAGCATTGTGGAAGGACACTACTACGACCCAT TACAATTCCAGGGACCAATCTACACCCACGGTGAGAACCCAGCCCCGCTGCCGCCCCAAGGGATGATTGTGCAGCCGGAGATGCACCTCCCTCATCCAG GTTTACACCCCCACCAGAcgccccctgccatggcaaacCCCGGCCTCTACCCCCCGCCAGTGTCCATGCCCCCGGGCCAGCCCCCGCCGCAGCAGCTGCTCACTCCGACTTACTTCTCAGCCCCTGGAGTGATGAATTTTGGGAATCCTGGCTACCCGtaccctcctggagctctgcccCCTCCGCCCCCTCCTCATCTCTATTCCAACACACAG